In Fundulus heteroclitus isolate FHET01 chromosome 8, MU-UCD_Fhet_4.1, whole genome shotgun sequence, a genomic segment contains:
- the ptges gene encoding prostaglandin E synthase codes for MIRNEVFSCFVFYAVLLVIKMYTIAVITGQVRLRKKAFANPEDALRHGGLQFHREDPYVERCRRAHLNDLENILPFLFLGAVYSLTGPSLTVARFHFLVFFLARVLHSLAYLLALRAPTRSLAYTVAQIPCVSMAVQILMSVASYA; via the exons ATGATAAGAAACGAGgttttctcctgttttgtcTTCTATGCAGTCCTCCTGGTGATCAAAATGTACACCATCGCAGTCATAACGGGACAAGTCAGGCTGCGAAAGAAG GCTTTTGCCAACCCAGAGGACGCGCTGAGACACGGAGGCTTGCAGTTTCACAGAGAGGATCCATATGTGGAAAGATGCCGAAG GGCCCACCTCAACGACTTGGAGAACATCCTCCCGTTCCTCTTCCTGGGGGCTGTCTACTCCCTGACCGGACCTTCGCTGACTGTGGCCCGCTTTCACTTCCTGGTGTTCTTTCTCGCCCGCGTGCTGCACAGCCTCGCCTACCTGTTGGCCTTGCGAGCACCCACCCGTTCTCTGGCCTACACCGTTGCACAGATACCCTGCGTGTCCATGGCTGTGCAGATCCTGATGTCAGTGGCCTCCTACGCCTAG